The Pyrenophora tritici-repentis strain M4 chromosome 3, whole genome shotgun sequence genome has a window encoding:
- a CDS encoding Dimer-Tnp-hAT domain containing protein, with protein MPAKRTRVNALEIATTSKRPRVAARHRGTASQPVLVDTRPFSPSPPPPPLSPRQALVAAPQAPNFEATLRESRAEETIIPPPEGSEHATVAASGAASEAVDEGFVWVEDKYDGFNWSRYPKHCKPPTSLSNRASWVYSHGYRIALRSNVAKVTWICHYCYKHKFTTVGRGIHDVSQSPSAPARHLGEDKKGHGLKPPSKRTTVAPRKETLLERALQKGCSQAVANELTNFNIQEFRLAAVTWLVENNLPLLQFESSSFRNMIQLASVEAERALWASHNSVSRYVIRLYNYLLPKVVASLSESMSKVHISFDGWTTKGGKRGYLGIVAHYVDSSGELRDLPIALPQLTGAHTGEAMAEVVMAIFKQFEITVGKLGYFVLDNAHNNNTTINTLALQMGFSATERRLRCGPHTLNLIGQMLLWGEEKESYDNEETERVNEAENMATWRGDGPLGVLLAVINYIKTPQQYALFEKYQKLAIRDQPVNAPTEQHKIKEPVKPVVTRWNSYVSCFERAVELQLAVNGYANYHIQKIETEDAYARSRNNKLPAAPDWMRSDGINAHDWQVIAEYIDVLRPLKQATKRLEGRGKSGAFGAIAEVIPVFEYLLGVYEDRLQSYEDVIHDEHTESPKDHLAINLRAALVKAREYYNKLDLSPAYYAATILHPRYKSYLDAAWADKPDWLESSNRKFQHLWAEYKSLPKPRLRPKVRHNDIDDAINSFIEPAGLTENEEDEYEAWKRSEPIASEGVDPIKYWVGLRDRYPSLSKFAIDMLSIPGSSCECERLFSELGDLLEPRRRSISPQLLAAIQCDRRWIRAGFGSGEVPVKEAISDEEMDAKYGVHKWDIS; from the coding sequence atgccagcaaaaagaacacgcgttaatgctctagaaatcgcgacaacttcgaagcgccctagagtcgcagcgcgtcatcgcgggactgccagccaacctgtgctagtcgatactcggccattctcaccatctccacctcctccaccgctgtcgccgcgtcaagctctcgtcgccgcgccacaagcaccaaattttgaagcgaccctccgagagtcgcgcgccgaagagacaatcatcccaccacctgagggcagcgagcatgccactgttgcagcttcaggagcagctagcgaggctgtcgacgagggtttcgtatgggtagaggacaaatacgacggctttaattggagtcgctacccaaagcactgcaagccgcccacatcactttcgaaccgagcaagctgggtatacagccatggctatcgcatcgccttgcgcagcaacgtcgcaaaagtcacgtggatctgccactattgctataagcacaagttcactactgttggccgtggcatacatgacgtctcgcagtctccatcagcgccagcacgtcatctcggagaagacaagaaaggtcatggcttgaagcctccaagtaagcgcactaccgtcgctcctcggaaagaaactctcctcgaacgcgcccttcagaagggctgctctcaggctgttgccaacgagcttaccaacttcaatatacaagagtttaggcttgcggccgttacctggctcgtcgaaaacaacctcccactcttacaattcgaatcatcgtcttttcgcaatatgatacaattagctagcgtagaggcagaacgagccctgtgggcatctcataacagcgtctcacgatacgttatacgcctgtacaactacctgttaccaaaggttgtcgcaagcctttcagaatcaatgagcaaagtccatataagctttgacggatggacgacaaaaggtggcaagcgcggttacttaggtatcgtcgcccactacgttgatagctctggcgagctcagggacttgcctattgcgctcccacaactgacaggtgcccacaccggcgaggccatggctgaggtcgtgatggcaatattcaagcagttcgaaatcactgtgggcaagctcggttacttcgtcctcgacaacgcacataacaacaacaccacgatcaacactctcgccttgcagatgggcttcagcgctaccgagcgtcgccttcgctgcggtcctcatacgcttaatctcattggccagatgctactctggggtgaggagaaagagtcctacgacaacgaggagactgagcgcgtgaacgaagctgagaacatggctacttggcgaggcgatggaccattaggagtgcttctcgcggttatcaactacatcaaaacaccacaacagtacgctctttttgagaagtatcagaagctcgctattagggaccagcctgtcaacgcgccaacagaacagcacaaaatcaaggagcccgtcaagccagttgttactcgctggaactcttacgtttcgtgttttgagcgcgctgttgagttgcaattagcggttaatgggtacgccaactaccatattcagaagattgaaactgaagacgcgtacgcccgaagtcgtaacaacaagctgcctgcagcgccggattggatgaggtctgatgggatcaatgcccatgactggcaggtgattgctgagtatattgatgtgctcaggccactgaaacaagctacaaaacggcttgaaggccgcggcaaaagcggtgcttttggagcaatcgctgaggttattccagtatttgaatacttacttggagtctatgaggaccgcttgcaaagctatgaagacgtcattcacgatgagcatacagagtcacccaaagaccaccttgctatcaacctccgcgctgccctagttaaagcccgcgagtactacaacaagctcgacctctcgccagcttactatgctgctacaatccttcatcctcgctacaaaagctaccttgacgcagcgtgggcggataagcctgattggctagagagcagcaaccgcaagtttcaacatttgtgggcggagtacaaaagcttaccgaagccgcgcttacgccccaaagtcaggcacaatgatatagacgacgctatcaacagctttattgagcctgcagggcttacggagaacgaggaggatgaatatgaggcttggaaacgcagcgaaccgatcgctagcgagggcgtcgaccctataaaatactgggtaggactccgcgatcgctaccccagccttagcaaatttgctatcgacatgctatcaatcccaggctcaagctgtgagtgtgagcgcttattcagcgagctgggtgacctcctcgagccccgtcggcgcagcatttctccgcaacttctagcagcaatacagtgcgatcgacgatggataagagctggatttggcagtggtgaggtgcctgtaaaggaggctatcagcgatgaggagatggacgcgaaatacggtgtacataagtgggatattagctga